Proteins encoded by one window of Chondromyces crocatus:
- a CDS encoding phytanoyl-CoA dioxygenase family protein → MHLTATDLHVDFSGDLEAALAKARHLYATFGGFVAARLFDAADLTPIHEELGRLIALAAREVDGFSLPSPRTRFDEGFHALHEEAPAAADAVIQAARRLTTVHELSVNPRLLSVSRRLMGTELVMSNPYKPIRVDYAEREHFLLPWHQDYPYAQDSMDAVVHWIPLQDVDEQNGCLKVAPGSHELGVVPVKMILPPEGSTHGIRGLQIADPSVVERFPQVSLPMKFGDVLVFSTLLLHRSQLNLTGEARWTAQVRHGNFEHPLSVQKRWPRGHYERHWFDETHPEYVRPAGS, encoded by the coding sequence GTGCACCTCACCGCGACCGATCTACACGTCGACTTCAGCGGAGATCTGGAGGCCGCCCTCGCGAAGGCGCGGCATCTCTACGCCACGTTCGGTGGCTTCGTCGCGGCGCGCCTCTTCGATGCGGCGGATCTGACGCCGATTCACGAGGAGCTGGGTCGGCTCATCGCGCTCGCCGCGCGGGAGGTGGATGGGTTCTCGCTGCCCAGCCCACGGACGCGCTTCGACGAGGGTTTCCACGCGCTGCACGAGGAGGCGCCGGCCGCAGCGGATGCGGTCATCCAGGCGGCTCGTCGGCTGACGACGGTGCACGAGCTGTCGGTGAACCCCAGGCTGCTCTCCGTGTCGCGTCGCTTGATGGGCACGGAGCTGGTGATGTCGAACCCCTACAAGCCGATCCGCGTCGATTACGCGGAACGAGAGCATTTCCTTCTGCCGTGGCACCAGGACTACCCCTATGCGCAGGACTCGATGGACGCGGTGGTCCACTGGATCCCGCTCCAGGACGTGGACGAGCAGAATGGTTGCCTGAAGGTGGCCCCGGGGTCGCACGAGCTCGGGGTCGTGCCCGTGAAGATGATTCTGCCCCCCGAGGGGAGCACGCACGGCATCCGGGGGCTTCAGATCGCGGATCCTTCGGTCGTCGAGCGGTTCCCTCAGGTCTCGCTGCCGATGAAGTTCGGCGATGTGCTCGTCTTCAGCACGCTGCTCTTGCACCGGAGCCAGCTGAACCTCACGGGGGAGGCGCGCTGGACGGCGCAGGTGCGGCACGGCAACTTCGAGCACCCGCTGTCGGTGCAGAAGCGCTGGCCGAGAGGGCATTACGAGCGCCACTGGTTCGACGAGACGCACCCGGAGTACGTGCGGCCCGCGGGGTCGTGA
- a CDS encoding class I SAM-dependent methyltransferase, whose translation MYHLFNELAHSYDLHTPPENFQHDHAFVLEEARSLGTPCRLLDVGCGTGALLEKARNAGILATGIDASPKMVELAQARVGQEAVTLRRMEEIDEEGAYDLVVSLCWTIHYSAGRAGLLDVLKRIHRALRPGGRGIIQIAHAAHAPKRTLESRIPGPNGEPDDVVMLFRFRPAPTEEPSMHAEYVYACKSLNELLYENHLLSMTDAHAFAACAREAGFAQVTVYDSSKRAPFSAAPNPLVCVEKAHDVGR comes from the coding sequence ATGTACCACCTCTTCAACGAGCTAGCGCACAGCTACGATCTCCACACCCCTCCCGAGAACTTCCAGCACGACCACGCCTTCGTGCTCGAGGAGGCGAGGTCGCTGGGGACGCCCTGTCGGCTGCTCGACGTCGGCTGCGGGACGGGGGCGCTCCTCGAGAAGGCCCGCAACGCTGGCATCCTTGCCACGGGCATCGACGCATCTCCAAAGATGGTCGAGCTCGCTCAGGCGCGCGTCGGCCAGGAGGCGGTCACCCTGCGGCGCATGGAAGAGATCGATGAGGAGGGCGCCTACGACCTCGTCGTCTCGCTCTGCTGGACGATTCATTACAGCGCCGGCCGTGCTGGCCTCCTGGACGTCCTGAAGCGCATTCACCGCGCACTACGCCCCGGCGGACGAGGCATCATCCAGATCGCCCACGCGGCCCACGCGCCAAAGCGAACCCTGGAGAGCCGCATCCCAGGGCCGAACGGTGAACCGGACGACGTCGTGATGCTCTTCCGGTTCCGCCCGGCGCCCACCGAGGAGCCATCAATGCACGCGGAGTATGTCTATGCCTGCAAGTCGCTGAACGAGTTGCTCTACGAGAATCACTTGCTGAGCATGACCGACGCCCACGCCTTCGCCGCATGCGCCCGTGAGGCTGGCTTTGCCCAGGTCACGGTGTATGACTCGTCGAAGCGGGCTCCCTTCAGCGCGGCGCCGAATCCCCTCGTGTGCGTCGAGAAGGCCCACGACGTCGGCCGGTGA
- a CDS encoding TetR/AcrR family transcriptional regulator — MSSKVRDRMVHGAADMMRRRGVNAMSVRDLAVHTGAPLGSTYHYFPGGKQQLAEEAVRFSGRSIHRLLERALEAGPVEGARAFLTLWREVVVSNDFRAGCPVLAVTIEEPPPGEASSPALIAADEVFRDWESLLVASLTQHGVDPARASTLATLIVAATEGTVAMCRARQSIEPLDAVTRELLALLEAAVG; from the coding sequence ATGAGTTCCAAGGTGCGCGACCGCATGGTGCACGGAGCGGCCGACATGATGCGGCGCCGCGGCGTGAACGCCATGAGCGTCCGCGACCTCGCCGTCCACACCGGCGCCCCCCTCGGGTCGACCTACCACTACTTCCCCGGCGGCAAGCAGCAGCTCGCCGAGGAAGCCGTGCGGTTCTCGGGCCGGAGCATCCACCGCCTGCTGGAGCGCGCCCTGGAGGCCGGTCCCGTCGAGGGCGCCCGCGCCTTCCTGACCCTGTGGCGCGAGGTCGTGGTGAGCAACGACTTCCGCGCGGGCTGCCCGGTCCTCGCCGTGACCATCGAGGAGCCGCCGCCGGGCGAGGCCTCGTCGCCCGCGCTGATCGCTGCCGACGAGGTCTTCCGGGACTGGGAGTCGTTGCTCGTCGCGTCCCTCACGCAGCACGGCGTCGACCCCGCGCGCGCCTCGACCCTGGCGACCCTCATCGTCGCCGCGACCGAAGGCACCGTGGCCATGTGCCGTGCCCGTCAGAGCATCGAGCCGCTCGACGCCGTCACCCGCGAGCTGCTCGCCCTCCTCGAAGCCGCCGTGGGCTGA
- a CDS encoding ATP-binding cassette domain-containing protein, with product MIPALRILDRKERRQAVRFAVCLTASSVLMTGVLTLVAQALGATPGSESHRTLVITFVIAIVAIYTLLRVGAGGLMAQLQHALASLRVRVTRQIVSAELRAVEEAGEASAAHTQQVEQVSIFFGQGVAFLQMATMLVPGLLYVMLTSLSSAVAVAVTGVLTLPMLAAEFAKSRAATRQMSNDRASFNALLGQMLEGFKQIKLDERTGNAVLADLKERSQRVTEGRLRLDAAMGREVLGSSGFIHLVTALILFVIPSNSTPDPASLFSVALMLYMMVGPVIFFASQTHVLTSANLAYERLVELGGKLRPDPALEAERTEAEGMGAEGTGAEDAEAEHAEAIRAAAARAAAEQVDATPMAFERITLHGVSFTYGKAKEPSFTVGPIDLELRRGEIVFITGGNGSGKTTLMKTLCGLYPPGTGSIQVDERRIGAHDLERYRALFTAIFSDQHLFPKPYGIRAEPDRVRALLKRFGLEHVTRFEDGRFTKLALSSGQAKRLSMVIALLEDRPIFLLDEWAAHQDPELRRYYYTELLPELRAQGKSILAVSHDDQFFGVADRQIALENGQIRAVADGEGLPAGADTPSG from the coding sequence ATGATCCCGGCGCTCCGCATCCTCGACCGGAAGGAACGGCGCCAGGCCGTCCGGTTCGCCGTCTGCCTCACCGCCTCCAGCGTGCTGATGACGGGCGTCTTGACCCTGGTGGCGCAGGCCCTCGGGGCGACACCCGGGTCGGAGAGTCACCGCACCCTGGTGATCACGTTCGTCATCGCCATCGTCGCGATCTACACGCTGCTGCGGGTCGGGGCCGGGGGGCTCATGGCGCAGCTCCAGCACGCCCTCGCATCCCTGCGGGTCCGCGTGACCCGCCAGATCGTGTCCGCTGAGCTGCGCGCGGTCGAGGAGGCGGGGGAGGCGTCGGCGGCGCACACGCAGCAGGTCGAGCAGGTGAGCATCTTCTTCGGGCAGGGTGTCGCCTTCCTGCAGATGGCGACGATGCTCGTCCCGGGCTTGCTCTACGTGATGCTCACGTCGCTCTCCAGCGCGGTCGCGGTGGCCGTCACCGGCGTCCTGACGCTGCCGATGCTCGCGGCGGAGTTCGCGAAGAGCCGCGCGGCCACCCGGCAGATGTCGAACGACCGGGCGTCGTTCAATGCGCTCCTCGGGCAGATGCTGGAGGGCTTCAAGCAGATCAAGCTCGACGAACGGACCGGAAACGCCGTCCTCGCGGACCTCAAGGAGCGCAGCCAGCGTGTGACGGAAGGCCGGCTGCGCCTCGACGCGGCGATGGGCCGCGAGGTCCTGGGCAGCTCGGGGTTCATCCACCTGGTCACGGCGCTGATTCTCTTCGTGATCCCGTCGAACAGCACACCGGATCCTGCCTCGCTCTTCTCGGTCGCCCTCATGCTCTACATGATGGTGGGTCCGGTCATCTTCTTCGCGAGTCAGACGCACGTCTTGACGAGCGCGAACCTCGCCTACGAGCGTCTGGTCGAGCTTGGCGGGAAGCTGCGCCCCGACCCTGCCCTGGAGGCCGAACGCACCGAGGCCGAAGGCATGGGCGCTGAAGGCACAGGGGCCGAGGACGCAGAGGCCGAACACGCAGAGGCCATCCGCGCAGCGGCTGCCCGCGCAGCGGCCGAGCAGGTGGACGCCACGCCGATGGCGTTCGAGCGAATCACCCTCCATGGCGTCTCGTTCACCTACGGCAAGGCGAAGGAGCCTTCGTTCACGGTGGGGCCGATCGATCTGGAGCTCCGGCGAGGAGAGATCGTCTTCATCACGGGAGGAAATGGCAGCGGGAAGACCACGCTCATGAAGACGCTCTGCGGGCTGTACCCTCCTGGAACGGGGAGCATCCAGGTGGACGAAAGGCGCATCGGCGCGCACGATCTGGAGCGTTACCGCGCGCTGTTCACCGCGATCTTCAGCGACCAGCACCTCTTCCCGAAGCCCTATGGCATCCGGGCAGAGCCGGACCGGGTGAGGGCCTTGCTCAAGCGGTTCGGGCTCGAACACGTGACGCGGTTCGAGGACGGGCGGTTCACGAAGCTCGCGCTGTCGAGCGGTCAGGCCAAGCGCCTCTCCATGGTGATTGCGTTGCTCGAAGATCGTCCGATTTTCCTGCTCGACGAGTGGGCAGCGCATCAAGATCCCGAGCTGCGCAGGTACTACTACACCGAGCTGTTGCCGGAACTCCGGGCGCAGGGAAAGTCGATCCTGGCCGTCAGCCACGACGATCAGTTCTTCGGCGTGGCCGATCGGCAGATTGCGCTCGAGAATGGTCAGATCCGCGCGGTCGCCGACGGCGAGGGTCTCCCTGCGGGCGCCGACACGCCGTCCGGGTGA
- a CDS encoding crocagin A family RiPP precursor has translation MTSGNAGRFRVHASRAFIGANNPRRMTMKKTIKQISAGDRSKKGNIYW, from the coding sequence ATGACGTCCGGAAATGCGGGACGCTTTCGTGTCCACGCATCAAGGGCATTCATTGGGGCGAATAACCCAAGGAGAATGACCATGAAGAAGACCATCAAGCAGATCTCGGCCGGCGACCGCAGCAAGAAGGGCAACATCTACTGGTGA
- a CDS encoding cyclic peptide export ABC transporter gives MAEHQPGSLSDNVASLWSLVRSGPGEGRRQVAIDLAIAAISDVIVLYSINEVIRVYRDGGFPTREMFLFGVAASASIISFARVLRVVSQSYNRVLSRMTLQILDKTRHVDLAQFEALGGASILARLTTDVDRVLGAGALLMGVLKSAGLVILAFLYFMMRSVEAAVFGFGALALLTAMTVHKGATLRKGFQRAEVVKAELLAIGAGLVRGIKQVKVHRGRREAILADVREHATKLSSEQAETFRRYYAEDALGFAFFFSLQAFIVIGFPILFSTDATTTGELVMTVWYISGAMGMVFKNQPELAAASAALARVRALESQLDASGATPATAATAATAAEPAIDDHLVEGFTSLGVHGLTYRYRTPGEVGAPRRGFQVGPLEATIPRGDIVFVTGNNGSGKSTFLKLLTGLYAPDAGTLSCDGHTLPRVAPEAYRNLFGVILSDFVVFERLYGMEDVDPARVTALLEEMEIAHKVSFAAGRFSTVELSTGQRKRLAMVVALLQDRPILVLDEWAADQDPAFRATFYRKLLPALKRKGKTVIAVTHDEQYFSVADRRLAFRDGKLVSEA, from the coding sequence TTGGCGGAGCACCAGCCGGGATCGCTGAGCGATAACGTCGCGTCGCTCTGGAGCCTCGTTCGCTCGGGGCCTGGCGAGGGCAGACGGCAGGTGGCGATCGACCTCGCCATCGCAGCCATCTCCGACGTGATCGTCCTCTACAGCATCAACGAGGTGATCCGTGTGTACAGGGACGGGGGGTTCCCCACGCGCGAGATGTTCCTCTTCGGGGTCGCCGCGAGCGCGTCGATCATCTCCTTCGCGCGCGTCCTCCGGGTGGTGTCGCAGAGCTACAACCGCGTCCTCTCCCGGATGACGCTCCAGATCCTCGACAAGACGAGGCACGTCGATCTCGCTCAGTTCGAGGCCCTCGGCGGCGCGTCGATCCTGGCGCGGCTGACGACGGACGTCGACCGCGTCCTGGGGGCAGGCGCGCTGCTCATGGGGGTGCTGAAATCGGCGGGGCTCGTGATCCTGGCGTTCCTCTACTTCATGATGCGCTCGGTGGAGGCAGCGGTCTTCGGGTTCGGCGCCCTCGCGCTCCTGACCGCCATGACGGTGCACAAGGGCGCAACGCTGCGGAAGGGTTTCCAGCGCGCCGAGGTGGTGAAGGCAGAGCTTCTGGCGATCGGCGCAGGCCTCGTGCGGGGAATCAAGCAGGTCAAGGTCCACCGAGGACGGCGGGAGGCGATCCTCGCGGACGTTCGTGAGCACGCGACGAAGCTGTCCAGCGAGCAGGCGGAGACCTTCCGGCGCTATTACGCGGAAGATGCCCTGGGCTTCGCCTTCTTCTTCTCGCTCCAGGCGTTCATCGTGATCGGGTTTCCGATCCTCTTCTCGACGGACGCGACGACGACCGGCGAGCTGGTGATGACGGTCTGGTACATCTCGGGAGCGATGGGGATGGTCTTCAAGAACCAGCCCGAGCTCGCCGCCGCCTCCGCTGCGCTCGCCCGCGTCAGGGCGCTCGAGAGCCAGCTCGATGCCTCGGGCGCCACGCCGGCCACCGCAGCCACAGCGGCCACGGCGGCCGAACCCGCGATCGACGACCATCTCGTCGAGGGGTTCACGTCACTCGGAGTTCATGGGCTGACCTACCGCTATCGCACGCCAGGGGAGGTCGGCGCGCCGCGGCGGGGCTTCCAGGTGGGACCGCTGGAGGCGACGATCCCCCGAGGCGACATCGTCTTCGTGACGGGCAACAACGGGAGCGGCAAATCGACGTTCCTGAAGCTCTTGACCGGCCTTTACGCGCCCGATGCCGGGACGCTCTCCTGCGACGGTCACACGCTGCCGCGCGTGGCGCCCGAGGCGTACCGCAATCTCTTCGGCGTGATCCTGAGTGACTTCGTCGTCTTCGAGCGGCTCTACGGGATGGAGGACGTGGATCCGGCCCGCGTCACGGCGCTCCTCGAGGAGATGGAGATCGCGCACAAGGTGTCGTTCGCGGCGGGGAGGTTCTCGACGGTCGAGCTGTCCACGGGCCAGCGCAAGCGGCTGGCCATGGTGGTCGCGCTCCTCCAGGATCGGCCCATCCTGGTCCTCGACGAGTGGGCGGCCGATCAGGATCCCGCGTTCCGCGCCACCTTCTACCGCAAGCTGCTTCCAGCGCTGAAGCGCAAGGGGAAGACGGTGATCGCCGTGACGCACGATGAACAGTATTTCTCGGTCGCCGACCGGCGCCTCGCTTTCCGCGACGGGAAGCTCGTGAGCGAGGCATGA